A single genomic interval of Lathyrus oleraceus cultivar Zhongwan6 chromosome 7, CAAS_Psat_ZW6_1.0, whole genome shotgun sequence harbors:
- the LOC127102844 gene encoding uncharacterized protein LOC127102844 gives MTSENGFVQAAIPHFDGHYDHWSMLMENFLRSKEYWTVVVSGVVEPAADVELSDGQKTEQEGLKLKDLKAKNYLFQAIDRSILETILCKDTAKHIWDSMKKKYQGTTRTKRQQLQSLRSEFELLRTKSGESVTDYFSRMMAIVNKMRIHGDKTTDVTVVEKILRSLTPKFNFVVCSIEEANDVDELSIDELQSSLLVHEKKINQQKKEEQALKAVSENHTISSGGDKGRDRGRHRGRGGKNNYDRVNQQNYQHQESYFQGRGRGRGGHQLTKS, from the coding sequence ATGACTTCAGAAAATGGCTTTGTGCAAGCAGCTATTCCACACTTTGATGGTCACTATGACCATTGGAGCATGCTCATGGAGAACTTCTTGAGATCCAAAGAATATTGGACGGTTGTTGTTTCTGGCGTAGTAGAACCTGCAGCAGATGTTGAGTTGTCAGACGGGCAAAAGACGGAGCAGGAAGGACTAAAGCTGAAGGATCTCAAAGCAAAGAATTATCTTTTCCAAGCAATTGACCGATCAATTTTGGAAACCATTCTTTGCAAGGACACTGCAAAGCATATTTGGGATTCCATGAAGAAGAAATACCAAGGTACAACAAGAACAAAGAGGCAGCAGCTTCAATCACTTCGTTCGGAGTTTGAATTACTTCGAACGAAATCAGGAGAGTCAGTTACAGACTACTTTTCAAGAATGATGGCTATCGTTAATAAGATGCGGATTCATGGAGACAAGACAACAGATGTCACCGTTGTTGAGAAGATTCTTCGATCCTTGACACCAAAATTTAATTTTGTTGTCTGTTCGATAGAAGAAGCAAATGATGTGGATGAACTTTCAATTGATGAATTGCAAAGTTCCTTGTTGGTTCATGAGAAAAAAATTAACCAGCAGAAGAAAGAAGAACAAGCATTGAAGGCTGTATCCGAAAATCACACCATATCTAGTGGAGGTGATAAAGGACGAGATAGAGGAAGACATCGAGGCAGAGGAGGCAAAAATAACTATGATCGGGTGAACCAACAAAATTATCAGCATCAAGAAAGTTATTTTCAAGGAAGAGGAAGAGGACGTGGAGGCCATCAATTAACAAAGTCATGA